One Aegilops tauschii subsp. strangulata cultivar AL8/78 chromosome 2, Aet v6.0, whole genome shotgun sequence genomic window, tgcctctagggcatatttccttcagtgggGCGTGCCCGGCCGCACCCTCGAGGCCGCTCTCGACCACATCGAGACCGGCAACACGTCGCGCCTCGAGTACCCGCCGCGCCCGTCATTCTCTCACCGCCGTGCCAGCTCCTGGACGCCGCAGCGAATGGAGCCAGGGACCTCCTCATCGTCGGGCTTCGGCTCGCTCTCCTCCGGCTCGCCGGCGCTATGCCCCGTCAAGCCGGAACCGGAGGAGACACCGCTTCGGCGCCGCACCCGCAGCGGCgccctcgtcatcaacgagggcggccgcCCCTCCCCACTCTCCCTCCGCCTGGTCCGGCCGAAGCCCGAGCCGGGACTGCTCCCCGTGAAGCCAGAGCACGCGGACATGATGCCCCCCGACGACGAGGCCGCCCTCAAGTGGGCGAGGGAGGACTACGTCCGAGAGCAGGTGCTCCGCCAGTGCCGGGCATACGCGGAGCTCCAGGCCAGGCGCTGCGGACGCGAGGAGGGTGGCGTCATCGTCCTCGGCAACGACGAGGAGGGCGAGGCCGGGCCGTCCAACCCCCCACCGTGCATTGGCGACCCTGGCCAGGGGTGCAGTagggacggcggcggctccggcggggcgcgcgacgacgaggcggcggcggcgactacacCCGTTTCTACAGGCTCCTCGGCATGTAGATGGCAGGCGGCGGCCGCGGCGTAGCAGGGCTAGGCGTAGTTCCAGGCGTAGTTTGCATGTTTATCTGTTTTTGTACAAATTTCTATGAAATATCGCCGACTTCGCGCGCTTTGGGCGACGACCTGGGGGCGTCAACTGGGAACGCAATCGCCCCCACGCGCCAAGCAAACGCCGGTTCGGCCTCAGGCGGTTTTTTTTCGGCGTCCTGCGGggcgaacggctggagatgctctgaaGCCCTTTGCATCTTCGCTGAGAGTGCACTCCCAATGCAAACGAAGCGTAACCTTGGTGCAGTGCAGTTGGCTAGGGGCATCTCGATTTTGGCGGTCGCAAGAAAATGTCAGGCTATTTCCGCTGACACGGGCGAGGCGCACGAAAAGGAGAACGTGTACGACGCTTGGCCACTGAGGCAGTGACGACGACCAACTGGCAGTTTACGTTGGAGCTGCCAGTCACGCCACTACGCTCGCGACTGTCGAGACGTCCGCGGTTTGCTACGGTAGGTTCACTTGGTCTCGCTCGGGTCGCGGTGCAAAAAGCTTGTGCATGGACTGGGTGGATCGATTTGCTACGGCCCTCACCGATCTACTCCACTTGCCAAAAAAGCTCGTATCCGTCTTGCTTTGACGCTCGCCTGCTCTGGGGAAGTTGAGTAGCATGCATGGTGCTCCGTCCAATCTTGGCAGCTGCATTGCATAATTACATTGCCATTCTGAGCATTTGTGTAGCTGTGAGTGATGTGTGTgatgtgtgcgagagagagagagagagagagagagagagagaggtggagAGGACAGAGAGAGAGGCCACGAAGCTTGGCGGAAGCTTCGTCCACACCGCGTTTCACTTGTCACCGATGTTTATCCGAGCAAAGAAAAAACTCTCACCGGGAAACCTCTACTCGCTTCTCTGCTGGCTACACTGCTATATATGGCCCCATCCATCGATCGCACGCAAGGCACCGCCACAAGGctcctcatctcctcctccttcttcttcatctctctctctctctctctctctctctctctctctctctctctctctctctctctcggtgcTAGCTGCAGCATGAGCGATCTcccgccggcggcggcgatgggggGCGAGCGGGACATCGAGCTGGGCCTTCCCACCACCAACACCACATCAGGCTACACGCTTCAGCACATTCTCGAAGATATCCGCCAGTTCTCGACGCTGCTGGGCAGCACGCCCACGATGCTTCACAAGCTCGAGGTAAGAGAAACGCTCATGCCCATCCTTTGCTCCCCGGGCCACAACGTGTTTGTTTTCCATGAGAAAATTGGCCTTTTTCCTCGCACTTACTTTGCACAATTTGCTCTACTTTCTCCCCACCTCCAGGAAGCCAACAAGGAGTTGAAATCGGCCGCTGAATCTGCTGCAGTGAAAGGTGCAAACTCCAGCCGTTAGCTTGCATTTCATTTCTAAGCGCGTGGTTTATCTAACTGGTGCATTTCTTATGGCAAACCTTGCAGAAATCAAGGGGCGCATGGAGAAAGACATGGATGAGGCGGTGAAGATGGCGCGGATCATGAAAGAGAAGCTAATCAGAATCTTCCAAGGCGTGCTGGTTCCAGTTCTGAACAATATGTCAACCGGTCATGCATATCCAGGGCTCACTGTTCCTATGACCCTGGATCCGTCAACGCTGTCCATCATCACGTAAGAAAGATCTTGATCCATTCATCTGTGTAGCTTAATCATCTAGGGTATGTTAACTGCTACTGTAGTTGTTAGTCTACCAGATACTAGtacctctgtaaagaaatataagagtgtttaggtCACTTCTTtaatgatctaaacgctcttatattccTTTCTTTATGGAGGGAGTAATTCCTGCGTGTACGTCTGATCTCGAGAAACACTGCTAGTTAGCGCAAGTTCGTTTGGCGCGGTCAATTAAAAACAGTTCATACAGTCCTTTCCTTCAGCAAAAGGGTGAAATTTGACTAGCGTTTCGGTCATTACAGGGCACTGAAGATAAAGCTTAAGGAAAGAAAGAAAGATCTTGAGGTGTGCTTATCTAACTCGACATCCATCTTCTGTGGCAAATCAAATTAAAGATCTTTCGGTGTAGCGATCTAATCCGCGCCTGTTGCAGAATCTGGGAAAAGCTATGCAGGAAGAGTACATAGAAGTGGTTCAGAGCAGGATTTTCACAGGTGAGGAACTAAACTTGGTTCAACTTTCTTCATTTTGCTTTCTGGTTGCTCAGAACTTGTGTATGAATGGCCTTGCGTTGCGTTACCCTTTTTTGTGAGAATTCTGAACCTTGTGCGTGCCGTGGAACAGTCACCGGAGTAAAGCTCTCTGATGAGGTAAGCATCATGCTAGCTGTACTACGTACTACACTAGGTAGGAGGGCATACATTGCTTTTCCCATCTCACTGCCATGGCACAAAACATAAGCAGGTGATTCGCGTGATCGACACCAGCAGCATCATGCAGATGTTTGAGCACAGAGTCCATGGAATAGGTCCAGAGCAGGTCCGTTTTCCATTTCACTAGTTAGTTAGTAGTAGTAATAATTCTAATCACTCAGCTAACGACTCGATTTCGTCTTGGGAAAACTTGCGCTTGCTTTGTTGCACAGGCCAGCGCCATAGGGGAGGAAATCAAGGAGCGGCGTGCTGCGGCCATGGATCTCGGCAAGAAGAATGCTGAGGTGCAAAAGGTAAGCAATCTTCTTGGTTATAGTAGACCGCATGCAGCAGCTTTCGCCAAATgtgtttttgttttgtttgcgCGAAAGGCCTGATGTTTACTTGACGGCAACTGTGTTTCGTTGGCAGAATTTCAGGGAGATGCTGGCGCTTGTCAAAGCGCAGGAGAAAATAGTCAAGGCACTGAGTCAGGTCGATCCGTGGCTCCCTTTTCATTTCGCCTGCCAGTCTCTTTACTTGGTCGATATATGTTTGTGGATGTGCCTGGGAGCTAAGCTAATGCTTGGTGCTGAAAAATGAAAATGTGGTGCCAAGTCCGTCAGAGTGCTGAGGCCCGTGCACGATCTGCTGCGGAGGAGCTGGCCCGTGCGCGATCTAGGGTCCAGGAACTGCGCGAGGAGATGGAGGAGACAAAGCTGCTCATCGCACTGGTTGTGATCCTCTTCTTGTTGTGCATCGTCGCGGTTACCCTCGGAATCTCCGGCTGACCACTTACGGAGTAGTACTTGTTCCTACCTAGTACTTCCATTGCATGGCACGCAACTGGGATTTTAGAACAATTTTATATCGTGGCATGGCAGCAGTGACTTGTTTCGTGACTTTCGTGGGAGTGGTATGCTAGTAGAACTTCTGGGATTGCTGTAATAATGTCCAATCATGTGTGTGCGCGGGCGTTGTTTCCTCGACCGTGTGGAGATGCTTTCCTCGACCGTGTTTCCCAACACGTAGTATTTGCTTAGTTGTGTGGAGATGCTTTTCTCGACCGCGTTTCCCAACACGTATTTGCTTAGTTGTGTGGAGATGCTTACACTAACATTTCACTATGTTGCACTCCTTCGGACACAGCCACACTATAGAGAAACCGAGTGTAAATTATCGAGGGGTAGGTTATATGTCGAGTGcatgaaaaagaaaataaactcgGCAACTAGTGTACGCTCGGCAAACAAAGGTGTGTGCCGAGTAGTACTACCCGAAAAACACTAAGGATTCCGGCAGAAAAAAATAACTCCACAAAGAATGAGTTCTTAAAAAAGAAAAGAACACGGGTCCTTGTTTCTTTTTTGCTCTTTGTTTTTTTAATGCGTAAAATATTTTTGATGCTTTCCCTTTCAATTGTGTTTCTTTATTATATCCTCTTTCTCTTCAGGTCGTTAATATTTCCCACCCTTTCTTCTCGTCTGTTTCCACTCGCTCTCTTTGCCGCCCATTTTTCATCAATGTTTCATTATTAtgttttttccttttaaactttTGTTTTTTTTTATTGCATTTTATTTCTTTCCCCTCTCTTACTCACTCATTCTCTCTTTGAAGTTTTCACCATTGTTTTTATCCCCTCAATTTTCTGCTCTCTCTTACTGCCACTTAGCCACTTCAAAGTAATGGTATTGCCTTCACACCACCACAGCGTATCCATATTAGGACCCCATGCAAAGGGAGAAGTGGTTCCGACCCTTAGGGCAACTCCAACGCGGGGACACATTTTGTTTGCTCGCGTTCATTTCTGCCCGCGTGGACAGAAACCACACCCTAATGCGGCGACACATTTTGCGTTTGTCTGTTTATGTCTGCATGGACCCATTCCTGCCCATATTTGGGTTGGGTATGTGTCACCACGGATAGGAGACAGACGCGTCGCATGTCCGCCCTGGGCTCACGTGGCAGCCGCCCAACGACCAGCTCCTGGTCCTTTTAAATGCCGCacttgttggggggggggggcatccgCACCCACTACTTTCCCACGCTCCGCTCCCCCGCCACCAAAAGTAAAACCCTACGCCACCGATGCAATGTCGTGGAAGTTTGTCCTCGGGAAGCGTGACCACAAGGCCGGTTCCTCCTTCGGGCAGCGCCTTGTGGTATTCACCTTGATGCTGTCGGGGGCTTCTTCGCCGTGGCAGGACCGCAGGTACATCCCTGTCGAGACGTGCTAGAGGTATTGGGAGGTGGCCATCCCAGTGCCCTGGCCCGATGTGCACCTGCCGAACCGCTGGGACTTGAACCTGAAAAGGATTCCAATACCAGTCGTTCTGGTTTCCGATCGCGCATCAGCCACGGAGATCCACCACCGTCATGACCTACTTCAAGACAACCTCCTCGATGATTGGGATTTCGTCTAGGAGTCCACCTACTGGGACACATGGTTCTACAATGAGCACGACCGGCGCCCCCACTCATGCTTCGTGCGTGCGCGTGCTCGAGTGCCATCGCATGATCCAGTGTCCGAGTCGCCGCGACGTCCCATGGTAAAGGAGTAGAAGATCGAGTATGACGCGCTCAAGCAGGCACTGTCTCCGTGATGAAGGAGCTCACACTCTGGCATGACCTTCCCCTGGTGCTCCACATATCGACAATGGAAGCCATAGCGCGCGCCCTCGTCCCCGCGCTGGATCCGGAGCCATGGCCACTATTATGGCAGATGTGGACCTAAACTTCCATGTTTCCAGCGATACCAAATCCGAAGGAGGAACCCGAGGAGGAGCAGCATGAGGCACCATCTACGCCACCGCAACCACTGACACTAGCGCGACCATGGTCGCTTCCAACCTTCATCGACATCGTTGATGACGAGGATGAGTAGTCGGCTCCAGCGCCACTGCGTGCATGTGCTCTGGCGGTCACCCTAGTAGATCCAGAGTTTATGTAATTTCTagttattttttattttaattaATGGAACAGACTTTTGGCAGCCTATATATTTTTTAATTAAAAGGGAATAAACTGAAATACGACACGCGCGCTGGGTGCGCTGGCGGGCCAACGGACATGGGCGAGCATTTGGTGTCCACCTGGCCATCCAAACGGACACACTTtgtgtccgtttgggtcggcccgttggagttTCCCTTACTCGTGCGATTTGGATGCATCCCTTATTAGGCGAGCCCCGAAACGTCTATCCCCATAGTTTTTCTTCAAACAGGGGTGATTCTGTGTGGACTTTCTTCTTTGTGTATGATAAATAGGTCACATGATCATGATGAACCAAAAAGAGGCCAGATACTTACACGAAATGGGTCGGCGCACTGAAAGATGGTGGAGGGGGGAGGTTCATCCTAAGCCTTGGATTTTACCACAGAGTGTTCCGGTTTGTGAAGGAATTGTCAGTTCAAGGTTGTGTATTGACCTTTCTTTTACCACATCACCATACGTTCTTGGAAGGTGTGGTAAAAATTCGAGAGCGTTTTGTAGAAATCTTCACGAAGGCTGTGTGAAAATAGGACCTTGCATCATGACACTAAAGACAGATTGATGTGTAAGAGAGACCTCTTAACCTTTTCTAGAAGTCTACTTTAGGTGGTGCTGCATATGAAGGGGGTGGCAACATTGAAGGTCCCGCGTCTGCAGTTGTGGGATGGCATGCATGTCATTAGGCCCTAAGTGCTAGGTGTAGAGCTATGTTGGTCGTTTCTGTGTTGGCGTGTATCAGGTGTCAGTTTTCTATATTATGGAAGTTTTTGTTTTCTGGTTTTGGTGGCCTTATTAGTTTTTGACATGCATGCAGGAGCTATGTCAATTTCATTAAGAGAAGAAAAAACAAATACAACTTGGCATGGTTTACAAGGGAAACTAGGCTGAAAACCACAACAACAGCGAAGAAATAAAACAACCAACAATGACAATCCAAGCAGACCACCACCATCTAACATGTCCTCTTTCTCGAGATATGAAATGCAAGTCTTCGAAAACGCACTCTTTCAAGAAAGAAAACGACGTATGAGAAGGCCACTCTCACCGGCATTGACCTCCATCAACCACAAAGCTTTTGCCTAGACCGAGTGAACCCTGGGAATGGTTCGGCCTAGCCAACAACCTCCAACACCACTTCCACCCCAACCGGCCACGACCCAGTGTGAGGAAGTACTATTCGACAATGCCCACGAGCGCCAACATTTTCAGCAACGACCATCGTCAACGAATAAGACTTTCGCCCAGAGCCTTATGCCTCACCAGCTTTGACCTAGGGTAGGGGCCAAGGCACCTTGAAACCTCGTGAGACCAAGCCGCGACTCTGTTCACATTAAACGGTGGTGAACCAGACCAAGAGGAATAGAAGGATGCAACGACCTCCACGGCTCCATGGTGGACTTTCTCCAACGGCATCGACACCGCCACCACCATTGCAACAATGGCTCTGACAAGCCATAACGGCGCAGGCGCACCACACACCACTATGCCAACCTGCGAAGCGTAACACGCAGAAGCACCGTCACCGGCGTGTCAGTTTTGGTGGCCTTATGCTGCCATAGTTCAGAGTTGTTTTACCTGGTGTTTTCGTTTTTGTACTTAAGACGTGACTAAGTGAACCTGGGTCCTGTATGGTGGTTTCATTTTTCATTGAAAAATGAAACCCGAGGCGGAGTTGGTGTTGATCGGGTTTAAGTgtgaaaaggggaaaagaggtaTGTTGAAGCAACAACACAAACATGTCCAAAATCAAAAGAAAAGGTGATACATGATTCCTAGCGAAAGAAAAAGTGATACACGATTTCCTATGACTTTCTTATTCCTATAATattctatcctatgaaccaaagaaGGCCCAAGTGTGAAAAAGAAGAGGTATGTTAAAGCAACATCACAAACATGTCCAAAAGCGAAAGAAAAAGCGATACACGATTCCTCATGCGTGTTCGTAATTTTGGTGTGATCGATTCTCAGGCGTAACCCTGCACTTGTTGCATTGCATAATTGCATTGCAATATCTTGGGTGTCTGCCTGCTTTATAAGGGTGATAGACAGTGGCATGGTGCTGCCATGCATCCTTAAAGCTTAGGTTCTCACGTGACGTGGTCAATGGAAGTTACGTTCTGGGCTCCGGCCACACGTAGTCCACAGTTCACACTTCACAGCTACCAGGGCTTTTCAATTTTCCTGGAACAGGAGCCTGTTGGGGGGCCATCCTACCCGAGCCCTTGCTACCCCCGATTGGAGAAACGAATTATTCTGCTCGGTTGGCTGATGGCTACTAGCCTACTAGCCACACTAGTACTCCTTGGTTCATTCTATCGTTGGCCAAAGAAAGAGCTCATCTCTCCCCAGCACACACACGCTTCTCCGTCTCCAAAAACCCTCCTCTCTGCACGGGCACGCCATGGACAGTCCTCCGGCCGGCAACGTGGCCCATCCtctggcagcggcggcggcggcgggcaacaATGTGGCCAaccctccggcggcggcggcgacagcagcAGCAAACAACGTGGCCAAccctcctccggcggcggcggcagctgcAAACATCGCGGCCAATCctccggcggcggcagcagcaaaCAACGTGCTCGATCATCTGGCGGcgatggaggcagcagcagcaAACAACGTGGCCAATTTTCAGGCGCAGCaagcagcagcggcagcagcggcggcggcggcggcggtaaTGTGATTCACAAGATCATTTCTGCTGCTTCTTTCTTCGTTTCTTTCCTTGCATAATTTTGCCTCGTTTTCTCTACGCTATCGGTAGCAAATTAGTTAGCTCGCAAACGAACTGACATGCC contains:
- the LOC109776612 gene encoding syntaxin-132, whose translation is MSDLPPAAAMGGERDIELGLPTTNTTSGYTLQHILEDIRQFSTLLGSTPTMLHKLEEANKELKSAAESAAVKEIKGRMEKDMDEAVKMARIMKEKLIRIFQGVLVPVLNNMSTGHAYPGLTVPMTLDPSTLSIITALKIKLKERKKDLENLGKAMQEEYIEVVQSRIFTVTGVKLSDEVIRVIDTSSIMQMFEHRVHGIGPEQASAIGEEIKERRAAAMDLGKKNAEVQKNFREMLALVKAQEKIVKALSQSAEARARSAAEELARARSRVQELREEMEETKLLIALVVILFLLCIVAVTLGISG
- the LOC109776611 gene encoding uncharacterized protein; amino-acid sequence: MDSPPAGNVAHPLAAAAAAGNNVANPPAAAATAAANNVANPPPAAAAAANIAANPPAAAAANNVLDHLAAMEAAAANNVANFQAQQAAAAAAAAAAADAAAVAAAAALERRRKEDKDCACLCCVYIFGVLLFFAVMILLTSKPWNRG